One genomic region from Natrinema caseinilyticum encodes:
- a CDS encoding DUF7565 family protein, with translation MAWECGIDGCGSVFEDVESAVVHQATEHQRRECEVCGTIVPDGYLAIRHSFTEHSRAEYVRAYGASSEAVREREALLEEIESVADMQAIAAELKR, from the coding sequence ATGGCCTGGGAATGCGGAATCGACGGCTGCGGATCGGTATTCGAGGACGTCGAATCGGCCGTCGTCCATCAGGCGACGGAACACCAGCGCCGCGAGTGCGAAGTCTGCGGGACCATCGTCCCGGACGGCTACCTCGCAATTCGCCACTCCTTTACCGAGCACAGCCGTGCCGAGTACGTCCGCGCCTACGGCGCCAGCTCCGAGGCGGTCCGAGAGCGCGAAGCGTTACTCGAGGAGATCGAATCGGTCGCAGACATGCAGGCGATCGCGGCTGAGCTAAAACGATAA
- a CDS encoding alpha/beta hydrolase: protein MTADDCTNSIAETRTESPTVSRRRLLLSTATAVVAGTGLSVRSGPVAADSDQIVELDFRDGRPSVSDAPQGEDEVVFNVHGYTASSESVSAAKRFRNTARQLGYTETVTAVTWDDSGDPETAIASARETGDTFARWLAEYTTECRDTTIRILGHSMGGIVQMETLAGIDGSFTVETADSIGSYAVADGPCKDGPFYDPIRNSAAAVRNYYSTNDGIARLGSGPAACGATSCGDTTPPNYWDVDVSASVSNHVAYKSSRSCVSRILENYD, encoded by the coding sequence ATGACAGCTGACGACTGTACGAACTCGATTGCGGAGACTAGGACCGAATCGCCGACCGTCTCGAGACGGCGGCTGTTGCTCTCGACGGCGACGGCAGTCGTCGCAGGAACCGGCCTGAGCGTTCGATCTGGGCCGGTCGCCGCCGATAGCGACCAGATCGTGGAACTGGACTTCCGCGACGGGAGACCCTCGGTCTCGGACGCGCCCCAGGGAGAGGACGAAGTCGTGTTCAACGTCCACGGGTACACGGCCTCGTCCGAGAGCGTCAGTGCGGCGAAACGGTTCCGGAACACGGCCAGACAACTCGGCTACACCGAAACCGTCACCGCAGTCACGTGGGACGACAGCGGCGACCCCGAGACGGCCATCGCGAGCGCGAGGGAGACTGGCGATACGTTCGCCCGGTGGCTCGCGGAGTACACGACGGAGTGTCGGGATACCACGATTCGTATCCTCGGCCACTCGATGGGGGGTATCGTCCAGATGGAGACGCTCGCCGGCATCGACGGCTCGTTCACGGTCGAAACGGCCGACAGTATCGGCTCGTACGCCGTCGCCGACGGGCCCTGTAAAGACGGTCCGTTCTACGACCCGATCCGAAACTCGGCGGCGGCGGTTCGAAACTACTACTCGACGAACGACGGGATCGCTCGCCTCGGAAGCGGCCCGGCAGCCTGCGGCGCCACGTCTTGCGGAGACACGACGCCGCCGAACTACTGGGACGTCGACGTGAGCGCCTCGGTCTCGAACCACGTCGCGTACAAGAGCAGCCGAAGCTGTGTCTCTCGGATCCTCGAGAACTACGACTAG
- a CDS encoding transcription elongation factor Spt5 codes for MGIFAVKTTASQERTVADMIINREEPEIHAALAPDSLTSYVMVEAEGNAVLERVLEDIPHARSIVPGESDISEVEHFLSPKPDVEGIAEGDIVELIAGPFKGEKAQVQRIDEGKDQVTVELYEATVPIPVTVRGDQIRVLDSDER; via the coding sequence ATGGGCATCTTCGCTGTCAAAACGACGGCGAGCCAGGAGCGCACCGTCGCCGACATGATCATCAATCGCGAAGAACCGGAGATCCACGCCGCACTCGCACCCGACTCGCTGACGTCCTACGTCATGGTCGAAGCGGAAGGGAACGCGGTGTTAGAACGCGTCCTCGAGGACATACCGCACGCGCGTAGCATCGTTCCCGGGGAGTCGGATATCTCGGAGGTCGAACACTTCCTCTCGCCGAAACCCGACGTCGAAGGGATCGCCGAGGGGGACATCGTCGAACTCATCGCCGGCCCCTTCAAGGGAGAGAAAGCGCAGGTGCAACGCATCGACGAGGGCAAAGATCAGGTCACGGTCGAACTGTACGAGGCGACGGTTCCGATTCCGGTGACGGTTCGAGGCGACCAGATTCGCGTGCTGGATTCCGACGAACGGTAA
- a CDS encoding protein translocase SEC61 complex subunit gamma — protein MDVPYDLTSYVRVLKMATTPTTEEFLQVSKIAGAGIIVIGLVGFLIGAIMVLLTNGGGV, from the coding sequence ATGGACGTTCCGTACGACCTGACCTCGTACGTCCGGGTGTTGAAGATGGCGACGACACCCACTACCGAGGAGTTCCTCCAGGTGTCGAAAATCGCCGGTGCAGGTATCATTGTGATCGGTCTCGTCGGGTTCCTGATCGGCGCGATCATGGTGTTACTGACCAACGGTGGTGGCGTTTAA
- a CDS encoding S1C family serine protease: MVLVGVATCVTSNRSTRRQVLRTVGIATAVGLGGSGVASSAAVQGDGSGDSTDSPYTEAYRNTIESVVLVTVSGTGGGRGGGGGLGSGFVIDDQHVVTNNHVIQSTTDGGIEIQFSNQEWRTASIVGTDAYADLAVLRVEDMPDVTGLSFVDSEPAIGREVLVLGNPLGLDASISQGIVSGVDRVLPSPSGFSVPAAIQTDASVNPGNSGGPLVNLEGDVLGVVFAGASQTIGFAISAQLANRIVPALIEDGTYEHPYMGIGVRPVGPDIAEAVGLEEAGGVLVVEVVPDSPADGVLQPARSDQPASGDVIVAINDQEIPNQAQLMSYLALETSPGETIQLEIVRDGDVRTVDLTLAPRPDSDGPRIPIPGGPGRRPPASRP, from the coding sequence ATGGTACTCGTCGGGGTCGCTACGTGCGTGACCTCAAATCGGTCTACTCGCAGACAGGTGCTCCGAACGGTCGGGATCGCCACGGCGGTCGGTCTGGGCGGGTCCGGTGTCGCCTCGAGCGCGGCGGTTCAGGGCGACGGATCCGGCGATTCCACCGACAGTCCGTACACCGAGGCGTATCGCAACACCATCGAGTCCGTCGTACTGGTCACCGTCTCGGGGACGGGCGGCGGTCGTGGCGGCGGTGGCGGCCTCGGGTCCGGATTCGTCATCGACGATCAGCACGTCGTGACCAACAACCACGTGATCCAGAGCACGACCGACGGCGGCATCGAGATTCAGTTCAGCAATCAGGAGTGGCGAACCGCGTCGATCGTCGGGACGGACGCGTACGCCGACCTCGCCGTCCTCCGTGTCGAAGATATGCCCGACGTTACCGGGCTCTCGTTCGTCGACTCCGAACCCGCAATCGGCCGCGAGGTCCTCGTACTCGGCAATCCGCTCGGACTCGACGCCTCGATATCGCAGGGGATCGTCAGCGGCGTCGATCGGGTGCTTCCCAGCCCGTCCGGCTTCTCGGTTCCGGCCGCGATTCAGACCGACGCGTCGGTCAACCCCGGCAACAGCGGCGGCCCGTTGGTGAACCTCGAGGGCGACGTCCTCGGGGTCGTCTTCGCCGGTGCGTCCCAGACGATCGGGTTCGCGATCTCGGCGCAGCTCGCGAACCGGATCGTCCCCGCACTGATCGAAGACGGGACGTACGAACATCCCTACATGGGAATCGGCGTGCGACCCGTCGGCCCGGACATCGCCGAGGCGGTCGGTCTCGAAGAGGCGGGCGGCGTGCTGGTCGTCGAAGTCGTTCCGGACTCGCCGGCCGATGGCGTTCTCCAACCCGCACGCAGCGATCAACCGGCGAGCGGGGACGTGATCGTGGCAATCAACGATCAGGAGATCCCGAATCAAGCACAGCTGATGTCGTATCTCGCTCTCGAGACCTCGCCAGGTGAGACGATCCAACTCGAGATCGTCCGCGATGGCGACGTCCGGACCGTCGATCTGACGCTCGCCCCACGTCCGGACTCCGACGGACCGCGGATTCCGATCCCCGGTGGCCCGGGGAGACGACCGCCGGCGTCGAGACCCTGA
- a CDS encoding bifunctional 4-hydroxy-2-oxoglutarate aldolase/2-dehydro-3-deoxy-phosphogluconate aldolase → MTAKSATRERIVDSGVIAVLRGIDEDRIVPVARAIHDAGVDALEITADGAHTAAKIAAVDRELADTDAVVGAGTVLDVPTAQSVIDAGASFVVSPHTDADVVRTCNRLGTLVAPGVMTPTEAVSAMEAGADLLKLFPASTVGPEHIGALSGPLGDVDIVPTGGVSRETVDAFFDAGAVAVGAGGAIVDDEAVAAGDFDRVRETAASFLEAVESARDH, encoded by the coding sequence ATGACCGCGAAATCCGCAACGAGAGAGCGGATCGTCGACAGCGGCGTCATCGCGGTCCTCCGTGGCATCGACGAAGACCGCATCGTCCCGGTCGCCCGCGCGATCCACGACGCGGGTGTCGACGCACTCGAGATTACGGCCGACGGGGCCCATACGGCAGCGAAGATAGCCGCCGTCGACCGAGAACTCGCGGACACGGACGCAGTCGTCGGCGCGGGAACGGTTCTCGACGTGCCGACTGCACAGTCGGTAATCGACGCGGGGGCATCGTTCGTCGTGTCGCCGCACACCGACGCGGACGTCGTTCGGACCTGCAATCGACTGGGCACGCTCGTCGCACCGGGGGTTATGACACCCACTGAAGCGGTGAGCGCGATGGAGGCCGGTGCCGACCTCCTCAAACTGTTCCCCGCCTCGACGGTCGGCCCCGAACACATCGGTGCGCTCTCGGGACCGCTCGGAGACGTCGACATCGTTCCCACGGGCGGCGTCTCGCGCGAGACGGTCGACGCGTTCTTCGATGCGGGCGCCGTCGCGGTCGGTGCTGGCGGTGCGATCGTCGACGACGAGGCCGTCGCTGCCGGTGACTTCGATCGCGTCCGGGAAACGGCTGCCTCGTTTCTCGAGGCGGTCGAGTCAGCACGGGACCACTAG
- a CDS encoding TrmB family transcriptional regulator gives MDDDELAGLLERFGLSEKETDTYLAILEQGEAKASTIADAADVSKRYVYSISEELEKRGFVEVDDHSVPTVIRPVQPETVVERLTESVEEIEPELQTRYTSTERSGEQFEVIKSRQTVLKRIESMLAGAETEVTLSLPAAVLPRIRSTLEATVERGVLVLLLLGATEGDQDIASLAGSASTVRTWDALVPTMVTVDGHHGLLAPSQILTTSTSDTRAIALSQDQLVPVLAGSFLANYWPTAEERYVTTPNELPCTYDGFRSAVFQIALHRATDTRIEASVTGSPVGDRDIPSSFTGEVVNVRQSLVRPVTSTLPIENAFELEVDGDRYTVGGTGAFLEDFEAESVTIRAVEE, from the coding sequence ATGGATGACGACGAGCTAGCCGGGTTGCTCGAGCGATTCGGCCTCTCGGAGAAGGAGACTGACACGTACCTGGCGATTCTCGAACAGGGGGAGGCGAAAGCCAGCACGATAGCCGATGCCGCCGACGTCTCGAAGCGCTACGTCTACAGCATCAGCGAGGAACTCGAGAAGCGCGGCTTCGTCGAAGTCGACGATCACTCGGTGCCGACCGTGATTCGCCCGGTCCAGCCAGAAACCGTCGTCGAACGACTCACCGAAAGCGTCGAAGAGATCGAACCGGAACTCCAGACGCGGTACACGTCGACCGAGCGCTCCGGCGAACAGTTCGAGGTGATCAAGTCACGGCAGACGGTGCTCAAACGAATCGAGAGCATGCTCGCCGGTGCCGAAACGGAAGTGACCCTCTCGTTGCCGGCGGCCGTCCTCCCGCGAATCCGCTCGACGCTCGAGGCGACGGTCGAACGGGGAGTTCTCGTCCTCCTCCTGCTCGGTGCGACGGAGGGCGATCAGGACATCGCGTCGCTTGCCGGCTCGGCCAGTACCGTTCGCACGTGGGACGCGCTCGTGCCGACGATGGTGACTGTCGACGGCCACCACGGGCTGCTCGCACCCAGTCAGATACTGACGACGTCCACGAGCGACACGCGGGCGATCGCCCTCTCTCAGGACCAGCTGGTTCCCGTCCTCGCCGGCTCGTTCCTGGCGAACTACTGGCCGACGGCCGAAGAGCGATACGTCACGACACCGAACGAACTTCCGTGCACGTACGACGGATTCCGGAGTGCGGTCTTTCAGATCGCCCTCCATCGTGCAACTGACACCCGAATCGAAGCGTCCGTCACCGGCTCGCCGGTCGGCGACCGGGACATCCCGTCGTCGTTTACCGGAGAGGTCGTCAACGTCCGACAGAGCCTCGTTCGACCGGTCACGTCGACGCTTCCGATCGAGAACGCGTTCGAACTCGAGGTCGACGGCGACCGGTACACCGTCGGCGGCACCGGCGCGTTCCTCGAAGACTTCGAAGCCGAGTCGGTTACCATCCGGGCCGTAGAGGAGTGA
- a CDS encoding glucan 1,4-alpha-glucosidase — MELHGALNDYKRSQGDPQRFPGERRSTTGLFSGLDERLVHVAPDGSVRDYSYPLSGLAGIDRSRFGLATDGDVHWFDGEDGDQRYVENTAIVETTHTVGESTCVQYDVTIGRFHLTHFTLADGPSSDDASIHACFGFAPEGRAGRIGQLWHGDAVEVHHDTEHDFLAASTGLTVTGQVPERFGELLAAEPADFPRSQADDRYEEARLSPIVMTELALSGSSPSATIATLLSDDGDRTDALERVRAAAIDHESTDAILEAGQAQARDRLLAPDRCIEGGFSDLRALALLRAPTGARMAGPEFDPFYRYSGGYGYTWFRDDAEIAQFLLDADLRLGLGLEEWHQKSARFYGETQLGDGTWPHRVWPHNGELAPGWAHGRLEEGDSDEYQADQSASVASFLATYLRHVDPADEQVRETIAAALDGLDDSLEADGLPGQVQNAWENMTGRFVHTAATFLEAYTAIARAPVDDALATRARERARDIYAALDDLWVADRGVYAMRVAGDELDERLDGSTLALATAHLEYDGLVGVDDERLDRLVSHVETTLDGLYRDPDGPIEGLARFEGDPWRVREQDAEKIWTVTTAWGARAAIDLSELLATNDRDEAGAFDEYGRTLLALVGPGGPLRRPGGYLPEQLFDDGTADSATPLGWPHAIRLATASALEAPSSSLADTGDHTPVRD; from the coding sequence ATGGAATTACACGGTGCCCTCAACGACTACAAGCGTTCGCAGGGGGACCCACAGCGGTTTCCCGGCGAGCGCAGGTCGACGACGGGACTCTTCTCCGGACTCGACGAACGGCTCGTTCACGTCGCCCCCGATGGATCGGTCAGGGATTACTCGTATCCGCTCTCCGGCCTGGCGGGGATCGACCGGTCCAGATTCGGACTCGCCACAGACGGGGACGTCCACTGGTTCGACGGAGAGGATGGCGATCAGCGATACGTCGAGAACACCGCGATCGTCGAGACGACCCACACCGTCGGCGAATCGACGTGCGTCCAGTACGATGTTACGATCGGTCGGTTCCACCTGACCCACTTCACGCTCGCGGATGGTCCCTCGAGCGACGACGCGAGTATTCACGCGTGTTTTGGATTCGCTCCCGAGGGACGGGCGGGGCGGATCGGCCAACTTTGGCACGGCGACGCCGTCGAGGTTCACCACGACACCGAACACGATTTTCTCGCAGCGTCGACCGGACTGACCGTAACCGGACAGGTTCCCGAACGCTTCGGCGAGCTACTGGCTGCGGAACCGGCCGACTTTCCGCGCTCACAGGCGGACGACCGCTACGAGGAAGCCCGTCTCAGCCCGATCGTGATGACCGAACTGGCGTTGTCCGGGTCCTCGCCGAGCGCGACGATTGCGACGCTGCTTTCGGACGACGGCGACCGAACCGACGCACTCGAGCGCGTCCGGGCCGCCGCGATCGATCACGAAAGCACCGACGCGATACTCGAGGCGGGCCAGGCGCAGGCTCGCGACCGGCTGCTCGCTCCCGATCGCTGCATCGAGGGCGGATTTTCGGACCTCCGTGCGCTCGCGCTGTTGCGCGCGCCGACGGGTGCACGGATGGCCGGCCCCGAGTTCGACCCGTTCTACCGGTACTCCGGTGGGTACGGCTACACCTGGTTCCGCGACGACGCCGAAATCGCCCAGTTTCTGCTGGATGCCGATCTGCGGTTGGGGCTCGGGCTCGAGGAGTGGCACCAAAAGAGCGCTCGCTTCTACGGCGAGACCCAACTGGGGGACGGTACCTGGCCCCATCGCGTCTGGCCACACAACGGCGAACTCGCCCCCGGCTGGGCCCACGGTCGACTGGAAGAAGGCGACTCCGACGAGTACCAGGCGGATCAGTCGGCGAGCGTGGCGTCGTTTCTCGCGACGTACCTCCGGCACGTCGATCCCGCGGACGAACAGGTACGGGAGACGATCGCGGCCGCTCTCGATGGGTTGGACGATTCCCTCGAAGCCGATGGTCTCCCCGGGCAGGTCCAGAACGCCTGGGAGAACATGACGGGCCGCTTCGTTCACACGGCGGCGACGTTTCTCGAGGCGTACACGGCGATCGCTCGAGCGCCGGTCGACGACGCGCTCGCAACGCGAGCGCGAGAACGCGCGCGAGACATCTACGCGGCTCTCGACGACCTCTGGGTAGCCGATCGTGGCGTCTACGCCATGCGGGTAGCCGGCGACGAATTAGACGAGCGACTCGACGGGAGTACGCTCGCGTTGGCCACGGCCCATCTAGAGTACGACGGACTCGTCGGCGTCGACGACGAGCGACTCGACCGCCTCGTGTCACACGTCGAAACGACGCTCGACGGTCTCTATCGGGACCCGGATGGACCGATCGAAGGACTCGCTCGCTTCGAGGGCGATCCCTGGCGAGTCCGCGAACAGGACGCCGAAAAGATCTGGACCGTGACGACGGCGTGGGGCGCTCGCGCCGCCATCGATCTGAGCGAACTCCTGGCGACGAACGACCGCGACGAAGCCGGGGCGTTCGACGAGTACGGTCGAACCCTACTCGCGCTCGTCGGGCCCGGCGGACCGCTCCGGCGACCCGGCGGGTACCTCCCCGAGCAACTGTTCGACGACGGAACGGCGGACAGCGCAACGCCGCTCGGCTGGCCCCACGCGATCAGGCTCGCGACGGCCAGCGCTCTCGAGGCGCCCTCGTCGTCGCTCGCCGATACCGGAGACCACACTCCCGTTCGGGACTGA
- a CDS encoding ABC transporter ATP-binding protein, whose amino-acid sequence MARVTVESLRKEYDTGSVVAVDDLDLEIENGEFVTVVGPSGCGKTTTLRMLSGLEQPTSGSIQIGGEDVTDVHAKNRDVAMVFQNYALYPHKTVFENMEFGLRMSTDMGETERERRVVETAEMMDIEDLLEDKPDELSGGQKQRVALGRAIVREPDLFLFDEPLSNLDAKLRTSMRAEIQRLQNELEITAVYVTHDQHEAMTMGDRIVVLDGGELQQQGRPTEVYKNPVNEFVGGFIGSPSMNFVDVGVESTGSRVHLTGADGAFEFSLSTSYIDNRKDALDSSRYTLGVRPEDVELASNGTANAITATVDVVEPVGSDNFLHLDVNNEFIARVDSDADLAPGDRVTITFDEADIHLFDSETGRNVFASTRDAPAVTS is encoded by the coding sequence ATGGCACGAGTAACGGTCGAATCGCTACGGAAGGAATACGACACCGGGTCGGTCGTTGCCGTCGACGACCTCGACCTCGAGATCGAAAATGGCGAGTTCGTCACCGTCGTTGGACCGTCCGGCTGTGGGAAGACGACGACGCTTCGGATGTTATCCGGGCTCGAGCAACCGACGTCCGGGAGCATTCAGATCGGCGGCGAGGACGTCACGGACGTCCACGCGAAAAACCGGGACGTCGCGATGGTGTTCCAGAACTACGCGCTGTATCCCCACAAGACGGTTTTCGAGAACATGGAATTCGGGCTCCGGATGAGTACCGACATGGGCGAGACGGAACGGGAACGGCGGGTCGTCGAAACGGCCGAGATGATGGACATCGAGGACCTGCTCGAAGACAAGCCGGACGAACTCTCCGGTGGCCAGAAACAGCGCGTCGCGCTCGGGCGCGCGATCGTCAGGGAGCCGGATCTGTTCCTGTTCGACGAACCGCTCAGCAACCTCGACGCCAAACTCCGAACGAGCATGCGCGCGGAGATCCAGCGTCTCCAGAACGAACTCGAGATCACGGCCGTCTACGTGACGCACGATCAACACGAGGCGATGACGATGGGCGATCGAATCGTCGTTCTCGACGGCGGCGAGCTGCAACAGCAGGGTCGACCGACCGAGGTCTACAAAAATCCCGTCAACGAGTTCGTCGGCGGCTTCATCGGATCACCGTCGATGAACTTCGTCGACGTCGGGGTCGAATCGACCGGCTCCCGAGTGCACCTCACGGGTGCCGACGGCGCATTCGAATTCTCCCTCTCGACGTCCTACATCGACAACCGCAAGGACGCACTCGACTCGAGTCGGTATACGCTCGGAGTCAGACCGGAGGATGTCGAACTGGCGAGCAACGGGACGGCGAACGCGATAACGGCGACGGTCGACGTGGTCGAACCCGTCGGCTCCGACAACTTCCTCCATCTCGACGTGAACAACGAGTTCATCGCTCGTGTCGACTCGGACGCGGACCTCGCACCGGGCGATCGAGTGACGATCACCTTCGACGAAGCCGATATCCACCTGTTCGATTCCGAAACTGGCCGTAACGTCTTCGCCAGCACACGTGACGCCCCAGCCGTCACCTCCTGA